The following DNA comes from Miscanthus floridulus cultivar M001 chromosome 5, ASM1932011v1, whole genome shotgun sequence.
TGGGAAGGGAGGGCGGCATGGTTCACAGCGGGAAGCAGCACGGGACCATGCGGCTCGGCGCGCTCGTGAGGGGAAAGCCGGCGACATCGGCGTGCAGCGGCGCTGGTCGAGCGGCTCCAGGCGATGCGGTGTGAGGCGCGTGGTCACAACGGGGAGCTACGGTAGTGGCGCTGGGGCACAGCCTGGCAGGTGCTGCGGCTCGGACGTGGTGCACGGCAGCGCGGGCACGGGTGCGCCGCGCGTACGGTGGCGGCGAATCGGACAGAGCAGTGCTGGGAGCGAGTGGAGACATGCGCGGACGGAGTGCGCGGCCGGGCAACGTGGGCGTGGACAAGCAGAGGAACTCGGTGCTCTCGCGCGCTATGGCCGGGCGACGGTGGCTGGAAGGCAGGGGAAAAAGGGAGGGAAAGAGGGACTGGTCTGGCACGGCTGGCCTCATCGTTAGCGCGATGCGACTGCGGAAGGGACAACACAGCACAGGCAGAGGCAGACAACAGACAGAGAAAAGCAAGGAGACTCGTGCAGTTTGCCACCAATTTCCAGCACGCCAAAGGACACGGCGTGCGTAGGAAGGTGAGAGGACACATCGTGGGCAGGGGCAGAACCATGTGCTGAATTTCAGACGCCCAGCGCAGTGGACCAGTTCAGATGCGATTGGATGGAGGCTTGCAATGCAGAGAAATGCAGAGCCACAACGAGAACAAGACGATGAATAATTACCATGCAACGAGTACGCTGTACGCcaggaaaaataaacgaagctgctaCGCTCTTTCTCTCATCAGTTCGTGCTTATCAACATAAACCCATGagtatatatatcgttctatttattaatgaattttattctatttataaaagttgcttttcatgcttaatcaaataggACAAACCGTTGGCTAGCATCATCGTTCGGCATTCCTAACTATCTTTACGCATTGAGTAATTTAATTTGGGTATTTATTCAAGTCCGaaaaactaagtcacacacgaTTCCCTTATTATgacaagtacgttttaaatcaaaaattcgggaaactcatttcgaaaatttttcttaggcctaaatcgcggtgctaaacaagctcgtaacaccagggatgTTACTTAGCCGACGCTGAACATATTAtgcgcacctacaaagggtgtcaACACTACGCTAGGCAGACCACCTACCGACTcaagcactccagacgatccccatcatgtggccgttcatggtttgggggctcgatctggaagaacctctcaagagggcgctcgggggctatacgcacttgcttgtcaccatagacaagtttacaatgCGGGTAGAGGCTCGAtcgatctccgcgatcaaatccgagcaagccgtgctgttcttccttgacatcgtccatcgctttggagtcccgaactccattatcacgaaCAACAGCACGTAGTTCactggaaagaagttcctccgattctgcgatgaatatcacatccgcaTCGATTGGGCCGCCGTGGTGCACCCCCGCACGAACATTGCCAGGGATGATAGGATCGGAAGAATTGACGTTGGAGACTTGAGGTATCACTGATTGGAGAGAAGAGGGTTTGTCAAACCCTAAGAGCACACCTAGAAAAATAAAAGGTAGGGCTATTTTTTTAGGAATATGGAGATGTGCATATCCTTGCTAATCAGACCTAGTAATTCAACGGACATAATAGATCATACATGATGTCACGTAGCTTGGTGTTGGTGGAAGCTTTGTTGCTAGTGATGATAGGATCAGAAGAAGTGATTCTGGGGATGTGAGGGATCACTGATTGAAGAGGGTTGTCAAACCTTAAGAGGCTAAGTGTACACCTAGAAAATGAAAGTAGAGCTATTTGATGCAATATTGTTTGTGCTGCCCTTGCATCCGGCTTAGAAATCAACCCAATTTAAGTAACAACAAGCTTAACCTAGTCATTAGATTAAGCTGATGGCCGGGTTCCTATTCCACGCTTAAGGCATGATGGAGTCTGCATATTTATATGAGGTGGGGTTTTTTAAAGACAATCTAAGTGAAATTTCAACACATTTCTCTGCCCGTTTGCTTCgctaaaaaaataagccaaaacacTATTCCCGCTAATTTGTCgtgggagaaaaacactgttccgtctgaaaaaacaagctgaaaaaaatGAATTATAAGAGAAATGAACCGGGCCTTAAATTTTTTTGTGCTGAACTAGTCAATACTTGCGGCAACATTTTTCTCCCTCTCCTTGGCCACCGCTGTTGTGCCGGCTTGCCACAAGGATCCCATTAAGCCGGTTGAACTCCAATAGTCCAATGTACCATGATACCAAACTCAGTTCTCAATCACGATTCCTTATCACGCCCTGAGTTAGAGAAGATAATACATGTGAAAAGATTAAATATCTAGGAATGCACAGAAAATCGAGCAAATCAGCCAAATAATGAGAAAATAGGGACTCCAAGTGTCCTGAAACACTCAAGGACTAGGTAGCTTTGTTGCCGCGAAAATTTTGATCCACGCGACACCACGATCTAGCCAAATTACACCATCAACAAGCTTTTTACCGATCGAATGCAAGAGTTAATTAGTACATCTGGGGTTTACATTTACCCCGTTCCAAATCACAGCCTAGCTTGTGAACCGTTTACATTTATTCATAATGTGCTCTAGAATTCCTAGAGTCCGAATTCAGGGCTCCCATGTTTCTTGAGAAAACTGGTATCAGCACCCATGCTATTTTTGGGCTACGTGCCGAGCCAGCAGGCAGCCATGTTGCCTCTCACTGTTCATCTCATGCATGGGTTGCTGGCAATGGAAGGCGCGGGGCCGCCCGCCAGGGAGGCACGGGTGGGGGTGATTGGTTGCATACAGGAGGCCATCCTAAGCCCTATCCTAGCACTACTCGGTGTACTTGGCCGTGTTTGGATGCCTGCCTCGCATCCTTTCTATGGTCCATCTCATTCATCTTCATCCCTCCGTCCCGTATGGATCCGTCTTCTTGATTTCTACTTTTCTCGCGATGCAGGACGACGGGATGCACTCATGAAACAGAGGTCCATGTGTGATGTGTCATACACTCAAAACTCCcatccatgcatgcaaccaaacaagatctCATCTTATACTgaaccaacaacaaagacaaccaaacataACTGAGTGCACGATTTAAACATGTATCTCACCATTCTTAACCGGCTCTCCATCTCTCAGCTCCACGTTACCAAAGCAACCAATCACCCGCCAACTGCACGGGGCTCCGGCGGCCCGGTCGGCGAGAACGCTGCACGGCGCGGGGCGCCGCCTGCCGCTGCCATTCACGAGTCTGCCGTCCTACGCTGCCGCACTGTTACCCGATGCGGTCTGCGGCTACAACCGGTACGGCGCTACGACCGTCGCCTGCTCCGAGTCCAAGCTCTCACGTCGCCCGTCATTTCAGCCGTCTCAGCTCCCCAACACCCGCATACCCTGGCCGCCAAGTCGCCGGCCAGACCTGCAGGCGTGGCCTGTGGGCAGGCATGCATGCTGTGGCAATGTGGCCAAGCACAGGCCACATGCACAGCGCGCGGCACAGGCCACATGCACAGCGCGCGGCACAGGCCACATGCACAGCGCGCGGCACAGCGCCAGGGTGTTCGGATGGTATAGTTTCGGTTGGTTTGTGCTTCCCCGAAACCAGCTGAAATAAGATCCACCAGCCGAACACCGTGGCGAAAAGCTCCGTAGAAAGCTCCTGTTCATCATCACTGCTTTGCTCTGCTCCCTAGAAACCATGGCGAAATGCTCCGGTTCACGCACATGGCGCCACTGTCGCGGCCGGCCGTCCAGAGGCTAGCTGTGGCTGTGAATGAGCGCATGTGTGTTTTGGGCCTTTCGGGGTACGGGAAGGGACAAGATTTCCAGGGAGAGCTAGCCATGGACCCATGGTTGGTGGGCCGCCGTGTTTTGTTTTTGCTGCACTGCACTCACACGCACAACTACTCCCCtcggtcaaaaaaaaaaagagaaaaaaattctCGTTACCTCAACGTTTATGAAAGTCTATTTTTTCTTCATGAACTGTAAAACCAAGTGTACCACCTTcatgaacttttaaaaccattcattTTACCTCTGatcggttataagcggttttcaaagatggttttgtctttttctttttttatctatttcgactaaatctttgaaaaatcatagtaaatcacacaaaaatcataaaatagaaaatctaaattTTTTGGACTCTACATGGGtaaatctacacagtgaacatataatatggtatgctttgatacaaattttttactgtagctttagatccatgcttttctataatcaattcatagctgcagtttctatagttcaattgtggtgaaatttttatagtgggctaattgttgtatgcttgaactgtagaAAAATTTGGAGGTTTTATAtgtgtaccattaaaaaagatggcccTATTCTACATGCCACTAAAAAGTTCAGGCGCACCCAGGTGCCATGACACTTTATTTTTTTTGTCTCCTAAGCCATTCCGTTCACCTTCTATTTGATCTTCACCGTTTGACAGCCCTAACTTGTGGACCCGGTCGGTGACaatgtccaaaatacccttctctCACAATCATATCCCCTCTCTGTTCGGTGGGGCCAAGCTGTCAGCGAcccagcaccttcttcctcctcaagaAGAGCAGCGTGAGCCGAGGGTCTGGCCAGCGAGATCTTCATAGCCGGGGCGGAGGTCGCTCGCACACGTGTCCGCTGGACCAGCACTACCGAGCCCACCGGAGATccgccttcttcctcttcctgctGCTCACGATATCGCGGCCCGCGGTGGTGGCATCCCACTCGAGGTGCTGGACGTCGACGATGCTGAGGCGCTCGACGCCAAGCCGGCGTAGGGAGGCGTCGATAGTGGGCTTACGGACGGAGGCGTACACCTACGTGCACTCATGGCTGTACCCAGCGGCGGCCATGTGGGACACAATGGCGCGGaggtccgcggcggcggcggcaggcagCAGTTCGATCTCGTGGATGCCCTGGAGCGAGCGGTAGGCGGTGCTGCGGCGGCTGATGGAGGAGGACACAGAGTCATCCTCGTCGTTGGCAGCAGCGTGAAGGTCAGTGGAGGAGGCAAAGTTGGAGCGGTTGCTATTGATGGAGAGAGAGCTGAGGTCGGCGAGCGCCTCGATCTCGAGGTTGAGGGCGTGCGACAACAGCATGTGGCAGAACTCGTCCTCGAGCCGCGCCTTGGTGACCTGCACGACGCCGCTCCCCACCACCGAGGACGCCGAGGACGATGAGAGGCGGCGTGGGCTCCCGACGGCCGCGGGTGACAGCGGCGCGAGCTGGTGCAGGTCATCGACGGCGCGGAGGAACTGGTCGGCCTTGGCCTGGTCCCCGCCGCTGTCGAATAGCATCGGCTCGTCCTCGCCGTCGTCCGCTGAGACCGAGTCCCACCACATGGCTGAAGGTTGAAGATCTCTTTACATTTTAGCCCTACACTTTCTATCTTATAAATTCGTTGTATAATGTGTCTTGTGAATCTTCCCGATAGCCCCCTGTTAAACTTTGCACAACTTGTTTGGTCAGCGAGGTGAGGGCATTTGGGACTTTTTCCAACGCAGATTGACACCATTAGATGGAAAAGTAGACGGAATGGCTTGGGAGGAGAAAAAATAAAGTGTCATGGCACCTGGGTGCGCCTGAATTTTTTAGTGGCATATAGAAAAGGGCCATTTTTTTAATGGTACACAGTTAAAACTCtctaaaaatttcgtactcattagatcatgtataacttagttataattTAACCATccataactaagttatacatgatccaataagAATGAAATTTTACCATAAAAATAATTAGCGTATAATAATTAgcttaccataaaaattttaccacaattggactatacaaactgcagctatgaattaattacataaaagcatagatctaaagctacaacaaaaaaaattatactaaagcatatcgtattatatgttcactgtatagatctactcatatggagtcaaacaaaattaatttttccattttatgatttttctgtgatttactatgatttttcaaagattcagccaaaatagataaaaaagaaaaagtaaaaccgcctttgaaaaccgcttataaccggttAGGGAGGTAAAataaacggttttaaaagtttaaGGAGGTGCTTTACCTGGTTTTAGAGTTCAGGGAGAAAAAGAAGACTTTCACAAAAGTTAAGGGAGATAATGAGGACTTTTTCCAAAAAAAGAGAGACTTTAAGATTTGTACATGTTAAACTAGCTTAACTTTGGCTAAATTTTCTAAAAAAGGCTTTAACTAAATTTGTAgtgactataaaaatatattttataactaatttAATAATACTTATTGTGTGTATTTAACTTTAATCAAATTTTAAGTTGTTTGATCTCTCGAAAAAATAagaattgcattttttatggatgaAGAGAGTACGAGATGGGAATCGGAGGGAGAAGCTTTAGTTCCATTAGATGTAGGATTGGTTGCCGAAAGCGTGGTAGCTCGGTTGGTACCTGGAGCACTCCCTCCCTTGTGCATGCTATCTTTACCAttcattttttctaaaaaaaaatgatCCGAAGCTCTCTTTCAATTAAagtagaagagaaaaaaaaagagttcAATCTTGGCAGCTGCATAGATGCTCAAAGGCCGCCGTAGCAAGGGCAACAATAGCTCCCTGGATTTCGAACCGTAGCTCTTTTAAGTTTTGATATAAGTCAAATTTTCTGATCTTGATCAAGTTTATGGCAATGGCTTAGGCTAGAATCATTGAAGACATGTAAGCATTAACTGTTAATGTTGAATATCTACAACTAATTAAAATTACTTATATTAATTTGCACATTTTTATTCCTTCATTTTCAAACAAAATAGGTATATAGATACTATATAATATCCTTCCACTTTTGCCAAACTTATCAATACAATGATCGATACTCCCGTCAactcaaaaaaaaagaaagttgTCCTACGTTTGGAGTAACtcaaactttcttgagtttaactAAATCTATTGAAAATattatcaatatttgtatctcaaATATGTTTATTATTTGAGATACAAACCTATTTGAGGTATAAATGTTGATAATATTTTGaaactttcattatttatctaatggtacttattacataatataatattagtattttttttatatatttcgttAAAGCTGAAACTGATTGAGTACTTATAAAGTGAGAATGCCATTCTTTTTTTTCTTACAAAGAGAGTATTTGCTTTCCATTCCTATCAACAGTTTCTCCCCTTTGCATGATACTGTAGCAGAAACGCTTGATCTAATGCACTCTATAGAGTACTTGTCTTTTATTATaccctaagtacccaagagagtgcactaaaccacgttgttccgtcgagcacacccaaagggagaactcgaaaatccccATTTTTcgtcaggatcacaaataagaggataaagcttacaatattcttagccatttctttacatcactttattacaacatcagaATGATAAACAAGATAATTACGATAGTGGAATAAAAGACGTGATCAGAGTTTCAGCAAAAATTAAGTTTACTTGTAAGCTATTGAATGTTAAGCATGAGACATAATTATATACATGTGAGGATAGCAAATCATAAGCTTTTCTTTCCAAAACTTTATTCGTGAAGGTTGTAATTAagactctatgtccgcaacgtaCGGAaaccctcgctgagcccaccaggaggtttccacacacaaggtcAGCTCTACCAGCATCCACCCGTCACTTGTAATAGGGGAAAtaaaatgtaacaccctaaaaaattgcctcttttgaaatagagttaaaatgatttaagttgaaatttttgtgcacatgaaatataggaaaataaaaattttcattaatttaaaatacactataaggtagcaatatgttggatgcatacatgctattgcatttaattttattggttgagtggttttagtttaaaagtcaaaatggttagaATGCTTtgaaaaagagtttgaaaatggctttgaaataaaagaaaagaaagaaaagaaaattagagaataaaagtatttcaaaagttgtaaaatttatttttgaaaacttaccaaaatatctcatttatatttgagatgaaaagtatattgaaaactacacttgaaattgatttgaatttggcttaggattgaaaactagaaaaagaaaatgatttagaaaaagaaggaaaaagtTCTATCTCATTTTGGCCCGAGGGCCCACGTTTTCCCCTTCGGCCCACTCTTCCTTCTCCCTCTTCGCTGGCCCAGCCTCTCCTCCGTTCCCTCCGCCTTCCCGGCTTCGGCCCGCTCGGAAGCCTAGCTCGCGCGCGCAAGT
Coding sequences within:
- the LOC136454145 gene encoding uncharacterized protein translates to MWWDSVSADDGEDEPMLFDSGGDQAKADQFLRAVDDLHQLAPLSPAAVGSPRRLSSSSASSVVGSGVVQVTKARLEDEFCHMLLSHALNLEIEALADLSSLSINSNRSNFASSTDLHAAANDEDDSVSSSISRRSTAYRSLQGIHEIELLPAAAAADLRAIVSHMAAAGYSHECT